A part of Dreissena polymorpha isolate Duluth1 chromosome 13, UMN_Dpol_1.0, whole genome shotgun sequence genomic DNA contains:
- the LOC127854507 gene encoding uncharacterized protein LOC127854507 translates to MELDVKPTVSELKKALESLSSEKASGKDDIPTEVIKRGNSVLLEHLHNLLCQCWKEGYVPQDMRDANIVTLYKNKGDRNNFINYREISLLSVVGKVFARVVLCKLQKLIERTQSLSAGYDDAALVTHNETELQILLNLFAKACDEFWLTISLKKKQVIAQHVEATHITINNYELEVVSRFTYLGSTFTDDLSLEAEINQSINKATTTLVRLSKSVEQQHAN, encoded by the exons ATGGAACTGGACGTGAAACCCACTGTGTCAGAACTTAAGAAGGCATTGGAGAGTCTGTCTTCAGAAAAAGCTTCAGGGAAAGATGACATACCGACAGAGGTCATCAAACGTGGCAACAGTGTGCTACTAGAACATCTACACAACCTCCTATGTCAGTGCTGGAAAGAAGGTTACGTACCTCAGGACATGAGAGATGCCAACATCGTCACCCTTTACAAAAACAAGGGCGACAGAAACAATTTCATCAACTATAGAGAGATATCCCTCCTGAGTGTTGTTGGTAAAGTCTTTGCACGTGTCGTCCTGTGCAAACTACAGAAGCTGATAGAGCGTACCCAGAGTCTCAGTGCGGGTTACG ATGACGCTGCTCTGGTCACCCACAACGAAACTGAACTTCAGATACTGTTGAATCTATTTGCAAAGGCATGTGATGAGTTCTGGCTGACAATAAGCCTGAAGAAAAAACAGGTGATAGCTCAGCATGTCGAAGCAACCCACATCACCATCAACAACTATGAATTAGAGGTTGTCAGCCGGTTCACATACCTTGGATCTACCTTCACCGACGACCTCTCGCTAGAAGCAGAGATAAACCAAAGTATTAACAAGGCTACCACAACCCTGGTTAGGCTATCAAAAAGTGTGGAACAACAGCATGCTAACTAG